The Lycium ferocissimum isolate CSIRO_LF1 chromosome 8, AGI_CSIRO_Lferr_CH_V1, whole genome shotgun sequence DNA segment GtaagaaaattattattatcattattaaaAGAATGGTATCATACTATTTGGAacttcttaaaataaaatagaggtTGAATTTGGAATTAAGGAGTTACTGTATTATGATCATGAAACATTTCTTAAAATTTGggatttttcttcaaaaacttgttaaatttttcaacaacttttaaaatttccaaaaaaggaGAAGATTATTGCAATCATTCAAGCAAGAGTTCATCGTCATAATTTTTACTTAGAAAAATATTCTGAACTTTAATCTATTGTGTGATCTGTGAATCAGATATATATCACGAGTTCAAAGATTTTATTAAGTAAAACATTAATAATTGAGTGAAAGAATAATTCAGTGGGGCTCATACACTGAATTTCAACTCGTGCGCTAGAccttttgaaatttctaagttatagaaacgaaaagaaaaagctttttttttctagaaaattaggtAGGTTCTCCAATAGCAACatacttttgaaatttctaagttCTAGAAAAgaaattctccaaaaatatttctctgGAAAATTGTTTTAGGGGAAGGTTCTCCAATACTAAATTTGGTAGAATCATTACGTGATGTGATGGAACAAATAATAGCGTCCAGCCCTAACCCGAAAAtctaaaatttgagaaaaaaaatgacaaaacagTCACttatttttagcaaaataggttcaaaatagtcctttAAGTATCAACTGATCAGTTTTGATtctttaaatttattaaaagtGAGCACTTTTGAACTTCGTCAAATATTTACCAAACGCTGATTCTTAAATTTAACTGAAAATGTGAAATTTTTTCTTTACCAAAAACGCAAGAAATTTCCGCAAAAATTCTAGATATAACAAGATATAAAACTAAATCAGGcacaaaactaataaaaattgCACTTCAAAAAGTTGCACAAGACTTTGtaatagatttaaaaaaaaagcattaACTACAAAATATGTTCTTCCAAATATGAATTcccattaaatatttttcatttttacattTTCGAATTAAATTAACAATCAAACTGTGCTAACGCTTGACGAAGATCAAAATTGCTTACAAACTGCTCAAGTGTTATTGAAGGGACTATTTTAAGCGGGacaatttttgtcattttctcaaaatataATAATTGAAGCGTTTTTCTCTTATGATATGATTAAACAAAAAaacttaaataataattaatagaAACCATCCTTTTCCTGTTGAAATTGACATTATTGTCCTTTTGCTTCTCCATTCTACATATCCAAGTTCTTCACACCCAAAAAACacactgaaaaaaaaaaaaaaaagaattacaaaaatagccaaaatcttcaaatttccatagaAAGAAATGTGCTGCAATTCCCATGGCTTAatccctagaagcaaccttagCTTCCTCTATTTCCCTACAAACCCACCCAATATTTCCCCAAAACCCCTTATATTTTCCCCCAATCACCCTTCGAATCATCAAGTTTTGAGAAGTAAAGTTAAATTCTGTTCCTTCAAACCCAAATCAAACCTAAACGACGTTGTTTCATATACCGAcccgaataataataataataccacCTTTTACGACCTTTTAGGTATACCGGAAACTGGTTCATTATTAGAAATAAAACAAGCGTACAAGCAATTAGCGAGAAAGTACCACCCAGATGTATCACCACCGGATCGGGTCGAAGAATATACCCGGAGGTTTATTCGGGTGCAAGAAGCTTATGAAACTTTATCGGATCCAAGAATGAGAGCTATGTATGATAGAGATATGGCTAAAGGAATTCACTTTGCTTTTTCTGCACGTAAACGTTATCAAAATGATgaggtatttttttttcttttttgtttattcaagaatcagagtttttttttttttttttttgaaaatgtgtGAAAATAGCTCATTTCGGGTAAGTGGGTGTTtggagatgagaattgtgaaatttggaaaaaagtagtACTCTCTCCGTTTGGATTTAAGTATCCTGAAAAGattgtctctttctatatttagagcttgtttggatgggcttattacccccaactttttttttttatttagctgttttaagttataatttcttttagatAAGTTAAGTTAACTTAAATTACATTTTGACAAAATAGTTTTTATGGCCACCAAACACTCCAAAGCAAattttataagcaacttataataTAAGGCTCTTAGTAAGTTTGAGTGTTTCACAATTCAAACATGCAAGTTTACTATCACAAGATTAAAAAGGCATTTTAATATATTagacacatctttaatttacgATCACAAGATTCAGAGGTCTCTTTTATTTTGTGACATTCGAATtctatcacataaattgggacggaaggagtatcaTTTTAGTGCAAGTTTCACGCCCCAACTATccgttgttttcttttcctacctgaacaaTCAACtcggtgtgttttaatacataaatagtgGTAGTTCAAGTAGGAAAAGGGAACAGTTGATATAGTTGGGGTGTGAAACTCgcaaaaaaaagtgatagttcagtTGTGGTTTTTATCATTCTCTCTTTATAATTTGGTCTGGTTAGGCATGATTGGGGTATTTTATACTGAAATACAATTGTTGATAGGTGAAAGGATTAAGAGTTCTTTGCACATAAAGGTCAATGAAAAAAGCCTTTTGATTGGGATTAGGAATAGTAGAGTATGCAAATCTGAAAATCCATCCAGTGAGAACTTGCATATagtttctattttatttgttatattttaGATTCTCTCTATAACGGGTGTCCGATCAGTTTGTATGCACCTTAACTGATCATCCGTGTGTGTTACCTCCGATCAGCACATACACTAAGTAACTCTCTCCACCAAGGCTTGGACAGATAGGAACACCTAGTGTTGGCTCTACTGGGATTCGTACCTTGGTTACGAAAGTTATGACAGCTGATCATAAGAATATGCCTATATGTGTCAAAAAAGTGGAATCTTAGTATATTTGACTAACTGTTGACGAAAGAATGCAAAATTTGTGGAATATTTTTTGGAAAGTAGTCTGGGACACTTGTCTTTAAATTGTCATATCTAGATGTCTGGGGGCATGGTAAGTCTTAAAATGATTGTGGTTGGGGTCAACTTTGGTGGGTTCCCTATTTGTTCAGATGAGGGAATAATACAGCAGGAAAAAAAACAACTTTATTGAGGCATCCGGAAAAACTCACCATTAGGCAGAAAATTACATGCATCTACTGGAAATATCATGATAGATGTTATTGACTGAGTAAGAGATAGCCTACTGTTTCGTAGATCATAGAAATTAGTGGGGAACCTTAAAGGAAAATTGTTTTCGTCTGATATTgttgtttcaaatttaaataTGCTATGCTAATTATTACTATTTTTCAATTGGCGCAACCATAATCAaccttcttttttcttattttaaagaaatggCAATCTTTTTCAACCTTTTAACTATTTCATAAGCATTTCGCTATATATTGCTGGAATTCCTTCAAATTGCTTCATTTCTCTAATTCTTGAGACGAGGAGTGACTGAAACTTGTGTTTCCTAGAAAGCTATTGAATAATAGAACAACGTCTTCCGTGTAACTGATGATAACTGCTCTATAATTACTTCCATAACTAGATTCGCTTGAAGTACAGAACGTGGCCTTCCAGTCTCTGCCTTCTCTTTTTTAACTCCTTTCCTGCGTCCTTGGCTTTCCTGGAGCTCAAAGCTACTTCCGCTTGTAATCATGGTTGGCTCGAAGAGACTTTAATATGTGAATATGTGTTGTTCGTCGCTCAGATTCCATTGCTTAAATGATCAACTTGTTTGACATTTGCATACCCTGCTTCGATTCTCATCAAAACTTGTCATTCTTATAGTTATGTGCATCTCGAGAACATTAGTTTCTGCTACTGCTGGGCAGTAATCGGCTATTCTATTCCTTAAGAGAATCACTCCATTTCTTTCACATTCATGTAATTGGTTTGTGTTTGTTTGTATGATCTTAATAGCATGTCTTTTattcttgaattcttgttatCCTCTTGCTAATTTGGGTTTTTTCCTATGCATTTAGTCTATGGAGGAGAAAGGTGAGTGGAAAAATCGTTGGCAGTCTCAGCTATCGGAGCTCAAGAGAAGAAGCATGCACAAGGACTCTGGTAACGGTATGTCTTGGGGAGCACGGATGCGCAGGCAAAGGGACGAAGCATCATCTTAATCGATAATAATTAATacgtttttta contains these protein-coding regions:
- the LOC132068679 gene encoding chaperone protein dnaJ 20, chloroplastic-like, producing MCCNSHGLIPRSNLSFLYFPTNPPNISPKPLIFSPNHPSNHQVLRSKVKFCSFKPKSNLNDVVSYTDPNNNNNTTFYDLLGIPETGSLLEIKQAYKQLARKYHPDVSPPDRVEEYTRRFIRVQEAYETLSDPRMRAMYDRDMAKGIHFAFSARKRYQNDESMEEKGEWKNRWQSQLSELKRRSMHKDSGNGMSWGARMRRQRDEASS